The DNA sequence actggaaaaggaaaaaaaaatacaaagaacaAGCAAAATGGAGCTCAAGAAAATCAGTGCACAATGGCAGACCAATCTTTATTGGAATCTGAAATGGCAACCCCCTTAAAAGAGCTAGTGAGCCACACTCTAAAGAGAAGCCCAAATTTTGATTACTTTATTATCTATTGCTATTTAATTTAACCAGTATTAATAAGTAATGTTACTAAAAATAATGCTCCtgtaaaaataaagagaatttGACTATAATGGCATGTTTAATAACCTAAAGCAATATTTATTTAGTACAGGGGAATGAGAATTGGAGTGATAGTGAAAGATTTTTGTATTTGGACTTACCTGTGGTCCTGGTAGATGAATCATTTCCTTCCTTTCAATTATTTCTTACCAAACATTGCTTGAAGGATCACTTAGTAATATGGTCTTTCTTGACAAATGGTTGATATCTATTAGTTGTGGTATTTGATACAACTTGATAATTAGGTTGATGGTTCATTTGTTTAAGGACAAAATTTTCCCACTTTCAGGACACTACACTTTATGTAACGCTTGAGCCATGTCCAATGTGTGCTGGTGCTATCCTTCAGGCAAGAGTAGACACTGTTGTGTGGGGTGCTCCCAATAAGCTTCTTGGAGCTGATGGTAGCTGGATTAGGTATGCAGCCAATGTgcttcttttatttgtttatcatTATTTTGATAAGGGAGTCTTTATGGTTGTTTGTCAATGTTTCATGAAACTTCACCTATATTTGGCCGAATTGGTCTCTACCTACCTTTATTTTCCTGCTTGTTATCTTCAGTTGAATTGGCCGTGCCATAAAAACACTATGGAAAAAGAGGGATTGCACACATGtgcattaaaatatatattattataattagaaaAGGACCACAATGCCCTCAACCATAATGCATGTTAAACATTTggtatttgactatatggtcgCAGTTAAAATTTTATGTCTAATCCCATATTTTTTAGATTAAGAAATCATTAATAAGCCTATGAAACATGGTTTTTACTTAGAGAAAATAGTATATACATTAAcatgtaaagatttttttttacaatgtcatctaatcacaaattattatgtatgatcaatttgttgatttttataataactattttaaaagttatatcaagGATACTTTGTAATTGGTTAATAACAGtttaaaaacttttacactGACCGTGCTTGTTTATTAAACTCTTTTTCTTATGTTATATAGATGTCATTTCTGTTTACAACTCCATTGTCAACATCTTTTTACTTTCCTCCTAATTTACCTTTTCAGAACCTTAATGAGTTGCATTTCTTCAAATGTACTGGGATTACAACATAATCAGGGCTGGGGTTTCCAATTGTTTTCCCAACTGAAATTGAGTCCCTTTTTGGATATTTTCTTGAAAGCTCAGCACATGAAATGTTCTTGAAAGCTCAGTACATCGAATATTACAGCTCTTTCTTGAACCTTATTTCTGCAGAATTTTCCCTGATGGAGGAGAAAATGTATCAGAACAAAGAGATATGCCACCTGCCCCAGTTCATCCATTCCatccaaacatgaaaataagaaGAGGGGTCTTAGCCACTGAGTGTGCAGATGCAATGCAGCAATTCTTTCAGCttagaaggaaaaagaagaaagaggaacCACCGAATGGCCCTTCTAGCCTTCCTGTTACTCACCACCCATCCAAGTTACTCAACAAGATACATGACGTCTTCCACATCATGTTCTGTTTGTAAAAGAGAATATTCACATATTTTCCCATGTTTTAAATGAgcttctaaataaaataatcaaacatgaaTGAATGATCATTGTGAAAAGTACAATGCTCAATTTCTTTAAGAGTATTCAATCAGTTAAGCTGTCAAAGACAATAATTTCAGACGTTGCCTACTTTAATTTCAAGTAATGACTTCAAACGCTTAGGATGATGACTAGATTGTAATGATATAGTAAAGCCTGTCTGTCATTgttccctttcatttttttttggaaagggTGATTGGGTGAGAATTTGAGATCACTTGCAAGAAACAGAAACCTAGTAGAGTATGTAGAAAGATTGAATTGCTGATGAAACATTACAATCACCATGGTAAGTTGAACCATCAAGTATTTACAGAAAGTGATAGAGACCTGGTACTTACATATAGGTATGTGTAGAAAATAGTAGGTGAAATTATGTTCTCATTAAcatgaaactttttttaattcattacaTCCCTCCTTGCCTAATCCACCCAACCTTTTGTCCTGGCAaatctgaaaaataattaagtctaCTTAAAACACAAGTTAGGCCATAACCATAATATTAACTTTGAATGAGTGAGCCTGTGATAAAATTCTAAACGACTAGGACTTATGATTTCAAGGGTCCCCCTTGATGCGAAGGAAGCTACTACTATTTGTCTGTTTCCTTTGTTAACGTTACTTGTTAGatgattaataataaaatgatgtcACAATCACATGAAGGCTACATTTTTCCTTCCACAGATAGTCCAAACCATACGTTTCAACCTTGTGCTGCACATTAGTTCAAATATAAGAAGCAAACTCTTCATTCAAAACCAGATCACAACATACAATGGCTGCAGTGTTCTGGGCTTTGGCTTTAGTAAGCCTCTGCTGCCAGCTACCTTCCAATGCCCAAGCACCTGCATCTGTGCCGGCAAACTCGCCACCTACAACCCTAGCTGCAACATCCCCGTCTTCTGGCACGCCACCGGCAGTAACACAGGCAGCATCCCCTCCCACCACAAGTAATCCACCAACTATTTCCCAGCCACCTGCAATTGTAGCTCCCAAACCTGCTCCAGTGACACCACCTGCTCCAAAAGTTGCACCAGCTTCAAGCCCAAAAGCACCAACACCCCAAACTCCACCACCACAACCACCAAAAGTATCACCTGTCGCAGCTCCCACATTGCCACCCCCACTACCTCCACCACCTGTTGCTACGCCACCGCCGTTGCCACCACCAAAGATAGCTCCAACACCGGCCAAAACATCCCCTGCACCTGCACCAGCAAAGGCAACACCAGCACCTGCTCCTGCACCTACAAAGCCGGCTCCAACACCAGCTCCCATTCCTCCACCGCCAACACTGGCACCAACTCCAATAGTAGAGGTACCAGCACCTGCGCCATCGTCACATAAGCATAGAAGGCACAGGCACAGGCACAAGAGACATCAAGCACCAGCTCCAGCACCAACAGTTATTCACAAAAGTCCTCCGGCACCACCTGATTCCACAGCAGAATCAGACACAACACCAGCACCATCACCAAGTCTGAATTTGGTAATATCTTTGTCTAGTGAAATatcaaattacattaaaattacACACAAATATGTCTCATCTGTTTCACATTGTTTTGATCACATTTTTTACTTCCTCATTTCACAGAATGCTGCACCATCAAACCACCAGCAAAGGAGTATACAGGCAACGGCTGCACTTGCCATCACTGTTTTGCTAGCCGTCACCAGCTACAGCTGCTAGCAGCCTCATGGAGACCATGGATTCACTTTAATGAGTTATTTGGCTTGcaaaatatataatcatttaatgTGTATAGATCTGAATCATGAGAATCTATAcctatgattctttttttttttttttattgttgttatctTTGCTCAGAAATATTAATGGATATGAATTTTTGAATTATGACAATAATCTGGAGATGTTAAACAAAATGTCTCTAGTTTTATAAGTTATTTCATCAAACTTGATCAGTTTCTGAGTCTATGTTTATTTTCTCCCGAAAGTCATAAAACTCCCTGATAAGTCCAAGATTGTCAACTAATTTGTTATGCCTTAGATATCCTGCACACTAGTAAGATGAAATTCCCATCAATTACTTACAAAGAATATGTATTTGCATAACACTAACTTTACAAAATATGTCTATAAAGAATGAAGGAAAGCATGAGAAAATAATATGACCATCATCAATAAGGTTTCCAAAGACAAACGCATACTCAGCAGCACAAGATTAAAATGTAACCACAAAACTGGTCGCTAGACAATGAGCACATATAAAACTTTAACACACTTGCACACATTACCCATTCCATAAGTTAATGAACTTTCAGAACAAGTTGACACACAGCAATGCAATCCAGTTACTCCCTTTGTATGATAAACACCAGACTCAACCAGGAGAGGGTAGATGgctggaaatttatttttcaattcctgaaggaaaaaaattggtgttccattttgatattttatagaataaagaTATGGTGAACATTAATATGTTACATACACATAAACAGGGATCGGATATGGCAAGTTGGCAACTAGTGAGAGGTTGATGAACCAACAAAGATAGTCTTAATTTAAAATACCAAACTTGGCGGAAACGTGATTCcgttatatacattttttttgtacttCTAAAAAGGTGTTTTCAGAATTATGTTAGCATAATTTCAGAAAGGTGTTTCCagaatgcatgttatttttgtaGAAAAGCTACTATGAAAAAACTTTTCTGGAAATTGATTTTGGAAACTTGTTTATGGAAAACATGAATTTTGTTTTCCAGAAAAGTCTTTCCAGAATTATGCtaacataattttgaaaaggTGTTTTTGGAATACAAAAATCATGTTTGTGTGGTGCTGATGTCTGTGTGTTGTTTGCAAGGTGTTGGGTGGTATTGGGTGGTTGCAACTGTGGTGGTGGTAGTGTTTGGGTGTGTAGTTAGCTGGAGATGGGTTATGCATGGGAGAGGCAAGGGTATTATCGTTCATTTGAGACTTTTTGGGGGGTGTAGGAAGTAAAAGCTTCCCATGTgtcttatgtttttaaaatttgacttaGTTTTTGGATAAGGGAGTTGTTGTTCTCATCCTCTAAAATgctattctcacccttttcattTTGGAAAATTGTAAGAAGATAATGTTatctgtaacatcccatttttttcatagattaattcaaaaaaagttgttatttgtaaataaataagttttatgataaggtttttgtaattaaataaataaagagaaataagtgtattaaaataatagtttgataaaaaaaataaagaggatattttatttattcatctgatagagaataaaatagagtttgtttttataaaataataaaaataaataaaataataggttgtgagtaccctaggtataaataacgATATGTTAGGTCAGGaaaacgacgatctcggactcattcaccgttgtaTCAtagtgaaatttgagcaccacgttcgcaacccaattctgagcattctcaccgttgggaattgcaAAAACATGTCgaagctaagagaaataccctttgcatcgtagctttctcttttctcgtagaaacccaaaacggtctcagtaaaactatgatctcagtttcattaaccgttggattttcatgaaattttaatttgtagtttGCAATTCAATTCCACACACtttcaccattgggatttgcgagataatattcactgagagagaaaaaggaatcgcacgAAGACAGTACATAtgaaggcttcaatcccttctctgtcTCTCTGACATTTGGAAACTCTAtcagagcagtcggaggaaaaactggaggaatcttagggaaccgctagagatgcagctatcgctgtcggaagacacgtgattctgcttagaggtaagggatgagttattcacaattgaagGTTAGTGAAAACATGTGTAGAGATCCttaaaggattaaattgggattttatttttggatgtttattaaattgcaatttttcctttataattataaataaaatattgatgttctgatgagaattgcttgataaattatgttcttgatatttgtatattttgacctatgattttgatataattgtgtaatattatttgaaggGTTTTAGTCCCCaagttgtgatagtcttttgtataaattgttatattgaggatatgaaatgatgattcaaattgtgattatgTGGTGGATTGAACATGTGATGAATGATGGAATACATGTATATTGAGATGtgtattgtgttgtgagctatgaattgtgaaatcacacaattgtaagaccctttaagggcgatgagttttatgcgacgagtattgtgatgtgATCCATTGTGGAAACCCGacaagtttaatcacaagcgcgacgagttaaaatggttttgaaaataattgagtagttgtgtgtattgcataattCACAGGTAAAGTGAATATGATTCGTGAGTCTGATAACATGCtattttgagattataccattctaattgagatcgagtgtatgtgataaactgAGTATGCGCatgattgagatgttgtgtgcattgagttgtaaaCTGTGGATTGTACAATCGCACGATTAttagaccctttaagggcgacgagttaatgttaagacccttaaagggggacgagttaaaaatatttaagaacaattgaggagtcgtgtgttttgtatagttcatagatagagtctgtgtgctaaaatattttctgggttggacctgaatcaggaaggagaggccctgacggactcttcacaGTGTAGGCTTTGTgggtcacccggtttgagtgctcctttaagcctgtgccgatcccacatggttggagcattctcgcaaaacactgtgaccctgactggtctccctatgatattaccttgtgagagtgacttgacttgctagtgtgtggtttgtcttgtcatatactcctaggcgcccgacgagatttttcactgacat is a window from the Glycine max cultivar Williams 82 chromosome 2, Glycine_max_v4.0, whole genome shotgun sequence genome containing:
- the LOC100785574 gene encoding uncharacterized protein LOC100785574 precursor, with the translated sequence MAAVFWALALVSLCCQLPSNAQAPASVPANSPPTTLAATSPSSGTPPAVTQAASPPTTSNPPTISQPPAIVAPKPAPVTPPAPKVAPASSPKAPTPQTPPPQPPKVSPVAAPTLPPPLPPPPVATPPPLPPPKIAPTPAKTSPAPAPAKATPAPAPAPTKPAPTPAPIPPPPTLAPTPIVEVPAPAPSSHKHRRHRHRHKRHQAPAPAPTVIHKSPPAPPDSTAESDTTPAPSPSLNLNAAPSNHQQRSIQATAALAITVLLAVTSYSC